A genomic window from Exiguobacterium acetylicum DSM 20416 includes:
- a CDS encoding squalene/phytoene synthase family protein — translation MNETKQLKKDANRVLKATSRTFYIPISRLSQDLQEAVGAAYLCMRAIDEIEDHEDLATDVKTMLLRETALLMRGTFSATTYLELIAPYTAHLPEVTLRLPEWIAYCPAAIRPKVLDSTAEMAEGMAVWAERDWTVETEADLDEYTYYVAGLVGVMLSDIWYWKAGIVTDKQQAIGFGRGLQAVNILRNQQEDAERGVGYFPPGWTTDTMFAYARENLAEADAYLASIPKETTIYEFCHIPLALAHGTLDALAKGKEKLSRPEVLKIVGAAVLKR, via the coding sequence ATGAATGAGACGAAGCAGCTGAAAAAAGACGCGAACCGTGTATTAAAAGCGACGAGTCGCACCTTCTATATCCCGATTAGTCGACTATCGCAAGACTTACAGGAAGCGGTCGGTGCTGCTTATCTATGCATGCGTGCCATCGATGAGATTGAAGACCATGAGGACTTGGCGACGGACGTCAAGACGATGTTACTTCGCGAGACGGCGTTATTGATGCGGGGCACGTTCTCCGCTACGACCTATCTCGAGTTGATTGCGCCTTACACGGCGCATCTACCGGAAGTAACACTCCGTCTACCGGAGTGGATCGCCTATTGTCCGGCCGCGATTCGTCCGAAGGTCCTCGATTCGACGGCGGAGATGGCAGAAGGGATGGCGGTCTGGGCAGAGCGTGACTGGACGGTCGAGACGGAAGCGGATCTTGACGAGTATACGTATTATGTCGCTGGACTCGTCGGTGTCATGTTATCCGACATTTGGTACTGGAAGGCTGGTATCGTCACTGATAAACAGCAAGCGATCGGATTTGGTCGTGGTTTACAAGCCGTCAACATCCTGCGTAACCAACAGGAGGATGCGGAGCGTGGTGTCGGTTACTTCCCGCCTGGTTGGACGACGGATACGATGTTTGCTTATGCGCGTGAGAATCTCGCAGAAGCCGATGCCTACCTTGCGTCCATTCCGAAGGAGACGACGATTTATGAATTCTGTCACATTCCACTTGCACTCGCACATGGAACGCTGGATGCCCTTGCAAAAGGGAAAGAAAAACTCAGTCGTCCGGAAGTCTTGAAGATCGTCGGCGCTGCCGTACTAAAACGATAA
- the csrA gene encoding carbon storage regulator CsrA: MLVLKRKTGEAIQIGDDIELTILAIEGDQIKIGIKAPRQVDIHRKEVYLSIQEENTEASRSTGLIGQLLKQQEK, encoded by the coding sequence ATGCTCGTACTGAAACGAAAGACGGGAGAAGCGATTCAAATCGGTGACGACATCGAACTGACGATTCTTGCGATCGAAGGTGACCAAATCAAGATTGGTATCAAGGCACCACGGCAAGTCGACATCCATCGTAAGGAAGTCTACTTGTCGATTCAAGAAGAGAACACGGAAGCGTCTCGTAGTACTGGATTGATCGGACAACTCTTGAAACAACAGGAAAAATGA
- the fliW gene encoding flagellar assembly protein FliW produces the protein MQIETDFFGTITIDETEIITFASELPGFPEAKRFILLPFGEGVPFWSFQSIDQPECAFVVTNPFWIDPEYVFELPEAAKEQLGIEDTAQVAVYTTVTLRDPFTTSTTNLRAPFVMETKQRLAKQIILDDTYTNRHLIGSLTEVGGR, from the coding sequence ATGCAGATCGAAACGGATTTTTTTGGAACCATTACGATTGACGAGACGGAAATCATCACCTTCGCGTCCGAATTACCAGGTTTTCCGGAAGCAAAACGCTTCATCTTGCTCCCGTTCGGAGAAGGCGTTCCGTTCTGGTCGTTTCAATCGATTGATCAGCCGGAGTGTGCCTTCGTCGTGACGAACCCGTTCTGGATTGATCCAGAATACGTCTTCGAGTTGCCGGAAGCAGCAAAAGAGCAACTCGGAATCGAGGATACGGCGCAAGTCGCCGTCTATACGACGGTCACATTACGCGATCCATTCACGACGTCGACGACGAACTTACGAGCACCTTTCGTCATGGAAACGAAACAACGACTCGCAAAACAAATCATCCTAGACGATACATACACGAATCGTCATCTGATCGGTAGTCTGACGGAAGTAGGTGGTCGCTGA
- a CDS encoding DUF6470 family protein — MNLPHLEIRQTAARIGMNITRPQIEQKQTPASLSIEQPRGELSIETVAARLEIDSTQAWIEMGRVPALESVRQYATYGRQKGQEAVAKRASEGDQLMRIEQGGGTVARIAKANDTPPAEVATLGFIPRSLDRVKTTYTPAEVRLSYTANRPKIDVETHRPELTVKEGQVDIYLQEQNQLNMWPVGGIFDGEG, encoded by the coding sequence ATGAATCTTCCGCATCTTGAAATACGTCAGACGGCGGCACGAATCGGGATGAACATCACGCGTCCGCAAATCGAGCAGAAGCAGACACCTGCCTCCCTGTCGATCGAACAACCACGTGGGGAACTATCGATTGAAACCGTCGCGGCACGCCTTGAGATCGATTCGACGCAAGCCTGGATCGAGATGGGGCGCGTTCCTGCGCTCGAATCCGTTCGGCAGTATGCTACTTATGGACGACAAAAAGGGCAGGAAGCTGTCGCGAAACGAGCCTCTGAAGGCGATCAACTGATGCGGATCGAGCAGGGCGGTGGAACTGTCGCGCGGATTGCGAAAGCCAATGATACACCACCTGCTGAAGTGGCGACTCTCGGATTCATTCCGCGGAGCCTCGATCGAGTCAAGACGACCTATACACCGGCTGAGGTACGATTAAGTTATACCGCGAATCGTCCGAAAATCGATGTCGAAACGCATCGACCGGAACTGACTGTGAAAGAAGGTCAGGTCGACATTTATCTACAAGAACAAAATCAACTGAATATGTGGCCGGTTGGTGGCATATTCGATGGGGAAGGATAA
- the flgL gene encoding flagellar hook-associated protein FlgL: MRVTQTMLTKTNIGHLSSSYQRLSTLQEQLISGKKIQRPSEDPVVAMQGVRYRTEVREVEQFKKNASEATGWMDLTDSALNEVTSAMSRIRELTTQAATDTYDATQRKAIQSEVGQLIEHIGTLANTKYNEKGIFNGTKTDTAFVSMDGLRDYLASTTGPVDGVFTDGDPTGKETESINYEVSSGIEVQVNISPLSVFGPETFQTLKKVYDALGTNADNNGATLSGMLKDIDEMVNGTVETRADLGARVNRMDLNTSRLEDQEIIAKTVMSDNEDIEAEKVIMELKSYETLHRAALSAGARIIQPTLLDFLR; the protein is encoded by the coding sequence ATGAGAGTAACACAAACGATGTTGACGAAAACGAATATCGGGCACTTATCCTCAAGCTATCAGCGCTTGAGCACGCTTCAGGAACAATTGATCAGTGGGAAGAAGATTCAACGTCCGTCTGAGGATCCAGTCGTTGCGATGCAAGGCGTGCGTTACCGGACGGAAGTACGAGAAGTCGAACAGTTCAAGAAAAATGCCAGCGAAGCAACGGGCTGGATGGACTTGACGGATTCTGCCCTTAACGAAGTCACATCAGCGATGAGTCGGATTCGTGAGTTGACGACACAAGCGGCGACGGATACGTATGATGCAACACAACGTAAAGCGATCCAAAGCGAAGTCGGTCAATTGATTGAACACATCGGAACGCTCGCGAATACGAAATACAATGAAAAAGGCATCTTCAACGGAACGAAGACGGATACGGCATTCGTCTCGATGGACGGATTGCGTGATTACTTAGCGAGTACAACTGGTCCTGTTGACGGTGTCTTCACGGATGGGGATCCGACAGGTAAGGAGACGGAATCCATCAATTATGAAGTTTCTTCTGGTATCGAAGTCCAAGTTAACATTTCACCACTCAGCGTCTTTGGACCGGAAACGTTCCAAACGTTGAAAAAAGTATATGATGCACTCGGTACGAACGCTGATAACAACGGGGCTACCTTATCCGGGATGTTGAAAGATATCGATGAGATGGTCAATGGAACGGTCGAGACACGTGCAGATCTCGGAGCACGGGTCAACCGGATGGATTTGAACACATCACGGCTCGAGGACCAAGAAATCATCGCGAAGACGGTCATGTCGGATAACGAAGACATCGAGGCAGAAAAAGTCATCATGGAGCTGAAGTCATACGAGACGTTACACCGCGCAGCACTCAGCGCCGGGGCACGAATCATTCAGCCGACATTACTCGATTTCCTACGATAA
- the flgK gene encoding flagellar hook-associated protein FlgK produces MGSTFMGLETGRRALTTNQWALQSTGNNIANAGTEGFSRQRLVMGTTEQLSISLGSGRNGQVGTGVRGEMLERIRDVMLDKQYRDEVTKVSYYGTKQAAFGRMEDIINEPSDTGLAKAFDGFWESLQTLSTNPQDSGARSVVRQKAETLTQTFNYMAKAINQVKTDLKSEIEVSTKKVNDLLQKIHNINTEIHVVEPLGALPNALYDERDRYFDELAQYVDFEKVTVDAQAIETGQMGNALRNAEGRIDVNIKFPNGDKLLAVDSDLPKAGTLTFTTNEQGLYTGFKSETQTYTFDQLGGFSTGRLSGLIEMYGQERDGKAVGEYVKMESQLNEMAKTFANAFNAAHATNLKKDGTAGSNAFFASTSGDITAATISVGSDIKASLDNIATSTDGNIGDSQGALKLAKMKTASIEFTESKTTTTIGSFYQNVIGDMAVSTDQVGRLGKSAAVLMESADQRRMSMSAVSIDEEMTMMIQYQHAYNAAARNITTVDEMLDKIINGMGLVGR; encoded by the coding sequence ATGGGATCGACTTTCATGGGGCTTGAGACAGGACGTCGGGCATTAACGACGAACCAGTGGGCTCTGCAATCGACTGGAAATAATATTGCGAACGCCGGAACGGAAGGATTCTCTCGCCAGCGTCTCGTCATGGGAACGACGGAACAACTTTCGATTTCACTTGGATCTGGACGAAATGGACAAGTCGGAACTGGGGTCCGCGGAGAAATGCTCGAGCGAATTCGAGACGTCATGCTCGATAAGCAGTACCGGGATGAAGTGACGAAGGTCTCTTATTACGGTACGAAACAAGCGGCATTCGGGCGGATGGAAGATATCATCAATGAACCGTCTGACACCGGTCTTGCAAAAGCATTCGATGGATTCTGGGAATCACTCCAGACCTTGTCGACGAATCCGCAAGATTCAGGTGCACGCAGTGTCGTCCGACAAAAGGCGGAGACTCTTACGCAGACCTTCAATTACATGGCAAAAGCGATCAATCAAGTCAAAACAGACTTAAAAAGTGAAATCGAGGTCTCGACGAAAAAAGTCAACGACCTCTTACAAAAAATCCATAACATCAATACGGAAATCCACGTTGTCGAACCACTTGGTGCTTTACCAAACGCACTCTACGATGAACGAGATCGTTACTTTGATGAGCTTGCTCAATATGTCGATTTCGAAAAAGTGACAGTAGATGCTCAGGCGATCGAAACAGGACAGATGGGGAATGCGTTGCGCAATGCGGAAGGGCGCATCGACGTCAACATCAAGTTTCCGAACGGGGACAAGCTGCTTGCTGTCGACTCCGATTTACCGAAAGCGGGCACACTGACGTTCACGACGAACGAACAGGGACTTTACACCGGCTTTAAGTCTGAGACACAAACCTATACGTTTGATCAGCTCGGCGGCTTCTCAACAGGACGTTTATCAGGACTAATTGAGATGTACGGGCAAGAGCGAGACGGAAAAGCCGTCGGGGAATACGTCAAGATGGAAAGTCAACTCAATGAGATGGCAAAGACATTCGCGAATGCCTTTAACGCTGCGCATGCGACGAACTTGAAGAAAGATGGTACAGCGGGATCAAACGCCTTCTTCGCATCAACAAGCGGTGACATCACGGCAGCAACGATCTCCGTCGGTTCGGACATCAAGGCGAGTCTTGATAACATCGCGACGTCGACGGACGGTAACATCGGGGATAGTCAAGGGGCATTGAAACTGGCGAAGATGAAGACAGCGAGCATCGAATTCACGGAGTCGAAAACGACGACGACGATCGGCTCGTTCTATCAAAACGTCATCGGCGATATGGCGGTCTCGACCGATCAGGTCGGACGCCTTGGTAAGAGTGCTGCTGTCTTGATGGAAAGTGCGGATCAGCGCCGCATGTCGATGTCTGCCGTCTCGATCGATGAAGAGATGACGATGATGATTCAGTATCAACACGCTTATAATGCAGCAGCACGAAATATTACGACCGTCGATGAGATGCTTGATAAAATCATCAACGGTATGGGACTCGTAGGACGGTGA
- a CDS encoding flagellar protein FlgN encodes MQLINQLNEAHAHLLALAEEKKQVLIANDMRRLSEIVKEEPVHIKRIEALEQERLALMGSVTMTEWIATHPEDVDSLRTLLQTIGQLRQLNTLNAELLEQSLYYLDWHLQLLIPEADDFTYGQSALNQTHFNRNA; translated from the coding sequence ATGCAACTCATCAATCAGCTTAACGAAGCGCATGCTCATTTACTTGCGCTCGCAGAAGAAAAGAAGCAAGTCTTGATTGCAAATGACATGCGTCGTTTGTCTGAAATCGTTAAAGAAGAACCCGTACATATCAAACGGATCGAAGCACTAGAACAAGAGCGGCTCGCACTGATGGGGAGCGTGACGATGACGGAATGGATCGCGACGCATCCGGAAGATGTCGACTCACTCCGAACGTTGTTGCAGACGATCGGTCAACTGCGGCAGCTCAACACACTAAACGCGGAGTTGCTGGAGCAATCCCTGTATTATTTGGATTGGCATCTCCAACTCTTGATTCCAGAAGCGGACGACTTCACATACGGACAGTCCGCACTGAACCAGACACACTTCAATCGAAACGCGTAA
- a CDS encoding flagellar biosynthesis anti-sigma factor FlgM, whose product MRIDSTKWVNMPKTYERTQSVEGTKNHTNRPDEVSISTEARARFNETQSSRTEKIESLKQAIQDGTYKPDAKKSRNVS is encoded by the coding sequence ATGCGAATTGATTCTACGAAATGGGTGAACATGCCCAAAACGTACGAAAGAACTCAATCAGTAGAAGGAACAAAAAACCATACGAATCGTCCGGACGAAGTCAGTATCTCTACAGAAGCGCGTGCGCGTTTCAACGAGACACAGTCATCACGGACTGAAAAGATTGAATCCCTCAAACAGGCGATCCAGGATGGAACCTATAAACCGGATGCGAAAAAATCGCGGAACGTTTCTTGA
- a CDS encoding ComF family protein — MCCADCAEWRRQGLTLQTAPLYLYNDAAKDFMHRFKFLGDTALLEMFTDDLKKVKIKQAVLVPIPLSIERLSDRRFNQAELIARRMRGKIVPCLSRLDGPEQSKAGRQARLARSNPFCVTSDVKGKNIVLIDDVYTTGTTLRQAMFRLKEAGVKEISAVTLFRSV; from the coding sequence GTGTGCTGTGCAGACTGCGCAGAATGGCGAAGACAAGGACTGACGCTTCAAACAGCACCTCTTTATTTATACAATGATGCAGCGAAGGATTTCATGCATCGCTTCAAGTTTCTCGGTGATACTGCGTTGCTTGAGATGTTTACCGATGACTTGAAGAAGGTAAAAATCAAACAAGCAGTTCTTGTGCCGATACCGCTAAGCATCGAGCGTCTCTCGGACCGCCGTTTCAATCAAGCAGAGCTGATCGCACGTCGGATGCGCGGAAAGATTGTTCCGTGTTTAAGTCGTCTCGATGGTCCAGAACAAAGTAAGGCGGGACGACAAGCGCGACTTGCGCGTAGCAACCCGTTTTGCGTAACGAGTGACGTCAAGGGGAAGAACATTGTACTTATCGATGATGTCTATACGACAGGTACGACGCTTCGCCAAGCGATGTTTCGACTCAAGGAAGCGGGAGTGAAAGAAATTTCTGCTGTAACTTTATTTCGAAGTGTTTAA
- a CDS encoding helicase-related protein encodes MDLRGRLVPVEWLDAPQATHRFRPAVTWRCQRCGALPVRGDCTCGKACYYCRKCLAYGKLRSCGRLVTDRRALDPVTPAQHGPLTLTPAQLRIAQVIQRTVLTEKRLLVHAVCGAGKTPMLFPGIADALASGRRVLVAAPRADVVRELTGHLKRAFADASIVSLYGGSSDRLELGDITVSTTHQLIHYRNCFDVVFLDEVDAFPYRLDRTLHQYVKRAMTKDAALILLSATPSFWHRRFPTVRLMRRYHGYPLPVPKLVVPYSEQLVFDWLARHNAVPRLVFVSRIAELERWQNRFATAGYDVETVHAADSERVEKVQRFRQSTGILLTTTILERGVTIENVQVAILDADQGFSTAALIQISGRVGRSSAYPDGDILFCANDRSDAMYEAIHEIKKANAVQP; translated from the coding sequence ATGGATCTTCGAGGACGACTCGTACCTGTTGAATGGCTCGACGCACCACAAGCGACACACCGATTCAGACCAGCTGTGACATGGCGTTGCCAGCGGTGTGGCGCGCTTCCAGTGCGAGGGGATTGTACTTGTGGTAAAGCCTGTTATTATTGTCGGAAATGTCTCGCTTACGGCAAACTGCGAAGCTGCGGACGACTCGTGACGGATCGGCGGGCGCTTGATCCGGTGACACCAGCCCAACATGGACCGTTGACGTTGACGCCGGCGCAACTACGCATTGCTCAAGTGATCCAACGAACGGTTCTAACTGAAAAACGGCTTCTCGTTCATGCTGTGTGTGGTGCCGGGAAGACACCGATGCTTTTCCCGGGAATCGCAGACGCTCTCGCTAGCGGACGCCGTGTGCTTGTCGCAGCACCACGGGCAGACGTCGTCCGGGAATTGACGGGACATTTGAAGCGGGCATTCGCTGACGCTTCCATCGTCTCCTTGTATGGTGGTTCATCGGACCGTCTTGAACTGGGTGACATCACGGTCAGTACGACACATCAATTGATTCATTACCGGAATTGTTTCGACGTCGTCTTTTTGGATGAGGTCGATGCGTTTCCGTACCGGCTCGACCGGACGTTACATCAATACGTCAAGCGCGCGATGACGAAAGATGCCGCGCTGATTTTATTAAGTGCAACGCCTTCGTTTTGGCATCGACGGTTTCCCACGGTTCGGCTGATGCGACGTTATCATGGCTATCCGTTACCGGTCCCAAAGCTCGTCGTACCGTATAGCGAACAGCTCGTGTTCGATTGGTTGGCGCGTCATAACGCTGTACCACGGCTCGTCTTTGTTTCACGGATCGCAGAGCTCGAGCGATGGCAAAACCGATTCGCGACAGCGGGCTATGACGTCGAGACCGTCCATGCCGCAGATTCGGAACGAGTCGAGAAGGTCCAGCGTTTTCGACAATCGACAGGAATCTTACTGACGACGACGATTCTTGAGCGGGGTGTGACGATTGAAAACGTTCAAGTCGCGATTCTGGATGCTGATCAAGGATTCAGTACGGCAGCCCTGATTCAAATCAGCGGACGAGTCGGACGATCGTCGGCATATCCGGATGGTGACATTTTATTTTGCGCCAATGACCGGAGTGATGCGATGTACGAAGCGATCCATGAGATCAAGAAAGCGAACGCCGTGCAACCATGA
- a CDS encoding DegV family protein, with the protein MSQIVILTDSTAYLPTTYCEEHQVHVAPLSVIFDGDAYREGFDISVAEFYERIQTGSLPTTSQPNIGDLVSSFEQLPEGTDIIGITLSSGISGTYQALHTINMMVDHVNVHPVDSRISCMPQAFLVQEAVRLRDAGATAETIVQRLETLKEQIRAYFVVDDLEHLQRGGRLSVAQAFVGSFLKIKPVLHFVDGKIVPFEKIRTFKRAVNRIEEMMKEDINGDGAGYVIGVIHAEDSAKAEAEIAELKALFPKARIEMSVFGPVIGTHLGPGAIGVTWYHAAE; encoded by the coding sequence ATGAGCCAGATTGTGATCTTAACGGATAGCACAGCCTATCTGCCAACTACCTATTGTGAAGAACATCAAGTGCACGTCGCACCACTTAGTGTCATCTTCGACGGTGACGCCTACCGGGAAGGGTTTGATATCTCGGTAGCGGAATTTTATGAACGCATCCAGACGGGCAGTCTCCCGACGACCTCACAACCGAACATCGGTGATCTCGTGTCGTCGTTCGAGCAGTTGCCAGAAGGAACAGATATCATCGGTATCACACTATCAAGTGGGATCAGCGGAACGTACCAAGCGTTACATACGATCAACATGATGGTGGATCATGTCAACGTCCATCCAGTCGATTCACGTATTTCCTGTATGCCGCAAGCGTTTCTCGTCCAAGAAGCCGTTCGTTTGCGAGATGCAGGAGCGACGGCAGAGACGATCGTCCAGCGTCTTGAGACATTAAAGGAACAGATTCGTGCGTATTTCGTCGTCGACGATCTCGAACACCTCCAGCGCGGAGGACGTTTGAGTGTCGCGCAGGCATTCGTCGGCTCGTTCCTGAAAATCAAGCCGGTCCTTCATTTCGTTGATGGAAAAATCGTTCCGTTTGAAAAGATTCGAACGTTTAAGCGGGCAGTCAATCGGATTGAGGAAATGATGAAGGAAGATATTAATGGTGACGGAGCAGGTTATGTCATCGGTGTCATCCATGCCGAGGATTCTGCGAAAGCAGAAGCGGAGATTGCTGAACTGAAGGCACTTTTCCCGAAGGCACGCATCGAGATGAGTGTTTTTGGACCCGTCATCGGTACACACCTCGGACCAGGGGCAATCGGTGTCACATGGTATCACGCAGCAGAATAA
- a CDS encoding response regulator: protein MNNEQVKVVIVDDHQLFREGVKRILDFEEEFVVVAEGESGAEVISLVETHQPDIVLMDINMPQVNGVEATKRLMEVYPDVRVIILSIHDDETYVMHALGAGAVGYLLKEMATDELVNAIRSVYREGGYVHPKVTPNLLQEYRRLMKMKQTMASQPVEKRVAEAPLHVLTRRECEVLQLLADGFSNRAISDTLYISEKTVKNHVSSILRKMNVPDRTGAVVESIRRGWVVV from the coding sequence GTGAACAACGAGCAAGTGAAAGTAGTCATCGTCGACGATCATCAGTTATTCCGCGAAGGCGTTAAACGAATTCTTGATTTCGAAGAAGAGTTCGTCGTCGTAGCGGAAGGGGAAAGCGGAGCGGAAGTCATCTCGCTCGTCGAAACCCATCAACCGGATATCGTCTTAATGGATATCAACATGCCGCAAGTCAACGGTGTTGAAGCAACAAAACGTCTGATGGAAGTCTATCCGGATGTGCGTGTCATCATCTTATCGATTCATGATGATGAGACGTATGTCATGCACGCCCTTGGTGCCGGTGCAGTCGGTTACCTCTTAAAGGAAATGGCAACGGATGAACTCGTCAATGCGATTCGTTCCGTGTACCGCGAAGGCGGATACGTCCACCCGAAAGTCACACCGAACTTATTGCAGGAATATCGTCGTTTGATGAAGATGAAACAAACGATGGCGTCACAACCTGTTGAAAAACGAGTCGCGGAAGCACCACTCCACGTCTTGACGCGTCGCGAATGTGAAGTCTTGCAATTGTTAGCGGACGGCTTCTCGAACCGTGCGATCAGTGATACGTTATACATCAGTGAAAAGACGGTCAAGAACCACGTTTCATCGATCCTCCGGAAGATGAATGTGCCGGACCGGACCGGTGCTGTCGTCGAATCCATCCGTCGTGGATGGGTCGTCGTTTAA
- a CDS encoding sensor histidine kinase, with protein MTNEMRERLSLNDIVQNIIGVVEESREEIVRITESSREQYAEIQQELRDLKIRVHDYIKEAERLERHIKDAKARLVVVSKNFDSYSEQDVRSAYETANALQLESFINQRDEMNCRKRRDELERRLIQLDETIERADQLIGRVSVVLNFLTDDMQMMNEKYEKAMQKQEMGLKVFQSAENERRRLSRDMHDGPAQTLAHVLIRADLIEKIHQHNGAEAAFEEIHRLRTLIRDGLADIRRIIYDLRPMTLDDLGFVPTLERYLRHIQEISNIPVHFNYLGGGERIDSTYEVAVFRIVQEAVQNAVKHSKASDIRIIIEQYQHSVRIHVKDNGVGFDFDSIVASCDESFGLVGMRERIELIDGEFDIETQPGKGTVIKVKIPIEESEARGETL; from the coding sequence ATGACGAATGAGATGAGGGAGCGGCTATCCTTGAATGATATCGTACAGAACATCATCGGCGTCGTAGAAGAGAGTCGGGAAGAAATCGTCCGGATCACGGAAAGTTCTCGCGAACAATATGCCGAAATTCAGCAAGAACTGCGTGACCTGAAGATTCGGGTGCACGACTATATAAAAGAAGCAGAACGACTCGAACGCCATATCAAGGATGCGAAGGCGCGACTCGTCGTCGTCAGTAAGAACTTCGACAGCTACTCGGAACAGGATGTCCGGTCGGCCTATGAGACAGCGAACGCGTTGCAACTCGAATCGTTCATCAATCAACGAGACGAGATGAATTGCCGAAAGCGTCGCGATGAGCTCGAACGCCGACTGATTCAGCTCGATGAGACGATTGAACGAGCAGATCAATTGATTGGACGCGTCTCGGTCGTCTTGAACTTCTTGACGGACGATATGCAGATGATGAATGAAAAATATGAAAAGGCGATGCAAAAACAAGAGATGGGCTTAAAAGTCTTCCAGTCCGCCGAAAATGAAAGGCGCCGGCTATCGCGCGACATGCATGATGGTCCGGCGCAGACGCTCGCCCACGTCTTGATCCGGGCGGATTTGATTGAAAAGATTCACCAGCACAATGGGGCAGAGGCAGCTTTTGAAGAGATTCACCGTTTGCGGACGTTGATTCGGGATGGACTTGCCGATATCCGTCGCATCATATACGATTTACGTCCGATGACGCTTGACGATCTCGGATTTGTTCCGACGCTTGAACGCTATCTTCGTCATATTCAAGAAATTTCGAATATTCCGGTTCACTTCAATTATCTGGGAGGTGGTGAACGGATCGATTCGACGTATGAAGTTGCCGTCTTCCGAATCGTTCAAGAAGCCGTCCAAAATGCAGTAAAGCATTCCAAAGCGAGTGACATTCGTATTATCATAGAACAATATCAACATTCCGTACGAATCCACGTGAAGGATAATGGCGTTGGATTTGATTTCGATTCCATCGTCGCATCATGCGACGAGTCATTCGGACTCGTTGGTATGCGTGAACGGATCGAATTGATCGATGGTGAATTCGATATCGAGACGCAGCCCGGAAAAGGTACGGTCATCAAGGTCAAGATTCCAATCGAGGAATCCGAAGCGAGAGGGGAAACACTGTGA